A stretch of the Cheilinus undulatus linkage group 11, ASM1832078v1, whole genome shotgun sequence genome encodes the following:
- the LOC121517066 gene encoding zinc-binding protein A33-like, with product MAEKITLFENFLSCHMCSETFKDPVSLSCNHSFCSSCLKEFWEKAQNKNCPICKRKSSKDLIVNFRMKGVADSFAGRQKDGSSEAEGEKKVELVCQKHPEEPRLFCKDEDRVLCPVCEFSLHHSHKMVPVEEAVSEVKEQLKSDLKSLQDKRDQYQQTEKTYHEMIQHSKKQLVWTERKIRAEFKNLQQLLKEEEESRLAAVREEEETKRKTVSREMKKIQEQISSLSQSIGAVEEELQKHSVSFLSSYKDTQSRARARCSVSHPQLVSGALIHVSKHVGNLSVRVWEKMKDRLSFRPVILDPNTANSCLYLSDDLTSVRNGDTEQQLADNPERFTNYANVLGSEGFSSGKHSWDVEVGDHPRWNLGLAKESVDRKGERSASPKYGIWCLSHRSGKYTNSLNQTVRVKKSPQRVRVQLDYDVGEVSFYDPEDMTHIYTHRDTFTEKLFPYFYVGESGDAKTSEIQICPRQISVMFMEGAEV from the coding sequence ATGGCTGAGAAAATCACTCTTTTTGAAAACTTCCTGAGCTGCCACATGTGCTCGGAGACTTTCAAAGATCCCGTGTCTCTGAGCTGCAACCACAGCTTCTGTTCCAGCTGCCTGAAGGAATTCTGGGAAAAAGCTCAGAACAAAAACTGTCCcatttgtaaaagaaaatcCTCAAAGGACCTAATAGTGAACTTTCGTATGAAGGGAGTGGCCGACTCTTTTGCTGGCAGACAGAAAGATGGATCATCTGAGGCTGAAGGAGAGAAGAAGGTGGAGCTGGTGTGTCAGAAACATCCAGAAGAGCCCAGATTATTCTGTAAAGATGAGGACAGAGTCCTGTGTCCTGTCTGTGAGTTTTCTCTTCACCACAGTCACAAAATGGTTCCTGTAGAAGAAGCCGTCAGTGAGGTGAAGGAGCAGCTGAAATCTGACTTAAAGTCTCTGCAGGACAAGAGAGACCAATACCAACAAACAGAGAAGACGTACCATGAAATGATCCAACACTCCAAGAAGCAGCTGGTGTGGACggagaggaagatcagagcAGAGTTCAAGAATCTCCAGCAGCTcctgaaagaggaagaggagtccAGGCTGGCGGCtgtgagggaggaagaggagacgaAGAGGAAGACGGTGAGCAGAGAGATGAAGAAGATTCAGGAGCAgatctcctctctgtctcagagTATCGGTGCTGTTGAAGAagagctgcagaaacacagcGTGTCCTTCCTCAGCAGTTATAAAGACACTCAGAGCAGAGCCAGAGCCCGCTGCTCCGTGTCCCATCCACAGCTGGTCTCCGGAGCGCTGATCCATGTCAGCAAACACGTTGGCAACCTGTCTGTCCGAGTGTGGGAGAAGATGAAGGACAGGCTCAGCTTCAGACCGGTCATTCTGGACCCAAACACTGCAAACAGCTGTCTCTATCTGTCTGATGATCTGACCTCTGTGAGAAATGGAgacacagagcagcagcttGCTGATAATCCAGAGAGATTTACTAATTATGCCAATGTTCTGGGCTCTGAGGGCTTCAGCTCAGGGAAACACAGCTGGGACGTGGAGGTGGGAGACCATCCTCGCTGGAATTTGGGTTTGGCTAAAGAGTCAGTGGACAGGAAGGGAGAGAGATCAGCTTCACCAAAATATGGAATCTGGTGTTTATCGCATCGCAGTGGAAAATACACAAATAGTCTCAATCAGACTGTCAGAGTGAAGAAGAGTCCTCAGAGGGTCCGAGTCCAGCTGGACTATGATGTCGGAGAGGTTTCCTTCTATGACCCTGAAGACATGACTCACATCTACACTCACAGAGACACTTTCACTGAGAAACTCTTCCCTTACTTCTATGTTGGAGAGTCTGGTGATGCTAAAACATCAGAAATCCAAATCTGTCCCCGTCAGATTTCTGTGATGTTCATGGAGGGCGCCGAGGTCTGA
- the LOC121517068 gene encoding nuclear factor 7, brain-like, producing MTEKITLFENFLSCHLCSETFKDPMSLSCNHSFCSSCLEEFWEKSEDKNCPICKKKSSEYFLVVNFGLKELADSFAGRQKDGSYEAEGEKKVELVCQKHPEETKIFCKDEDRVLCPVCEFSLHHSHKMVPVEEAVSEVKEQLKSDLKSLQDKRDQYQQTEKMYHEMIQHSKKQLALTERKIRAEFKKLQQLLKEEEESRLAAVREEEETKMKTVSREMKKIQEQISSLSQSIGAVEEELQKHSVSFLSSYKDTQSRARARCSVSHPQLVSGALIHVSKHVGNLSVRVWEKMKDRLSFRPVILDPNTAHGCLYLSDDLTSVRKGDTKQQLPDNPERLTYYSNVLGSEGFSSGKHSWDVEVGDHPIWTLGLAKESVDRKGKIFVLPKYGFWCLLHRSGKYTDVLGQTVRLKKSPQRVRVQLDYDGGEVSFYDPEDMTLIYTHRDTFTEKLFPYFCVGESGDAKTSEIQICPRQMSVMFMESAEV from the coding sequence ATGACTGAGAAAATCACTCTTTTTGAAAACTTCCTGAGCTGCCACCTGTGCTCAGAGACTTTCAAAGATCCCATGTCTCTGAGCTGCAACCACAGCTTCTGTTCCAGCTGCCTGGAGGAATTCTGGGAAAAATCTGAGGACAAAAACTGTCccatttgtaaaaaaaagtcCTCAGAGTATTTCCTGGTGGTGAACTTTGGTCTGAAGGAACTGGCTGACTCTTTTGCTGGCAGACAGAAAGATGGATCATATGAGGCTGAAGGAGAGAAGAAGGTGGAGCTGGTGTGTCAGAAACATccagaagaaacaaaaatattctgTAAAGATGAGGACAGAGTCCTGTGTCCTGTCTGTGAGTTTTCTCTTCACCACAGTCACAAAATGGTTCCTGTAGAAGAAGCCGTCAGTGAGGTGAAGGAGCAGCTGAAATCTGACTTAAAGTCTCTGCAGGACAAGAGAGACCAATACCAACAAACAGAGAAGATGTACCATGAAATGATCCAACACTCCAAGAAGCAGCTGGCGTTGACggagaggaagatcagagcAGAGTTCAAGAAGCTCCAGCAGCTcctgaaagaggaagaggagtccAGGCTGGCGGCTGTgagggaggaagaagagacaaagatgAAGACGGTGAGCAGAGAGATGAAGAAGATTCAGGAGCAgatctcctctctgtctcagagTATCGGTGCTGTTGAAGAagagctgcagaaacacagcGTGTCCTTCCTCAGCAGTTATAAAGACACTCAGAGCAGAGCCAGAGCCCGCTGCTCCGTGTCCCATCCACAGCTGGTCTCCGGAGCGCTGATCCATGTCAGCAAACACGTTGGCAACCTGTCTGTCCGAGTGTGGGAGAAGATGAAGGACAGGCTCAGCTTCAGACCGGTCATTCTGGACCCAAACACTGCACACGGCTGTCTCTATCTGTCTGATGATCTGACCTCTGTGAGAAAAGGAGACACAAAGCAGCAGCttcctgataatccagagagACTCACTTATTATTCCAACGTTCTGGGCTCTGAGGGCTTCAGCTCAGGGAAACACAGCTGGGACGTGGAGGTGGGAGACCATCCTATCTGGACTTTGGGTTTGGCTAAAGAGTCAGTGGACAGGAAGGGAAAGATATTTGTTCTACCAAAATATGGATTCTGGTGTTTATTGCATCGCAGTGGAAAATACACAGATGTTCTAGGTCAGACTGTCAGATTGAAGAAGAGTCCTCAGAGGGTCCGAGTCCAGCTGGACTATGATGGCGGGGAGGTTTCCTTCTACGACCCTGAAGACATGACTCTCATCTACACTCACAGAGACACTTTCACTGAGAAACTCTTCCCTTATTTCTGTGTTGGAGAGTCTGGTGATGCTAAAACATCAGAAATCCAAATCTGTCCCCGTCAGATGTCTGTGATGTTCATGGAGAGCGCCGAGGTCTGA
- the LOC121517070 gene encoding nuclear factor 7, brain-like produces MTEKITLFENFLSCHLCSETFKDPMSLSCNHSFCSSCLEEFWEKSEDKNCPICKKKSSEYFLVVNFGLKELADSFAGRQKDGSYEAEGEKKVELVCQKHPEETKIFCKDEDRVLCPVCEFSLHHSHKMVPVEEAVSEVKEQLKSDLKSLQDKRDQYQQTEKMYHEMIQHSKKQLALTERKIRAEFKKLQQLLKEEEESRLAAVREEEETKMKMVSREMKKIQEQISSLSQSIGAVEEELQKHSVSFLSSYKDTQSRARARCSVSHPQLVSGALIHVSKHVGNLSVQVWEKMRDRLSFSPVILDPNTAHGCLYLSDDLTSVRKGDTKQQLPDNPERLTYYSNVLGSEGFSSGKHSWDVEVGDHPIWTLGLAKESVDRKGKIFVLPKYGFWCLLHRSGKYTDVLGQTVRLKKSPQRVRVQLDYDGGEVSFYDPEDMTLIYTHRDTFTEKLFPYFCVGESGDAKTSEIQICPRQMSVMFMESAEV; encoded by the coding sequence ATGACTGAGAAAATCACTCTTTTTGAAAACTTCCTGAGCTGCCACCTGTGCTCAGAGACTTTCAAAGATCCCATGTCTCTGAGCTGCAACCACAGCTTCTGTTCCAGCTGCCTGGAGGAATTCTGGGAAAAATCTGAGGACAAAAACTGTCccatttgtaaaaaaaagtcCTCAGAGTATTTCCTGGTGGTGAACTTTGGTCTGAAGGAACTGGCTGACTCTTTTGCTGGCAGACAGAAAGATGGATCATATGAGGCTGAAGGAGAGAAGAAGGTGGAGCTGGTGTGTCAGAAACATccagaagaaacaaaaatattctgTAAAGATGAGGACAGAGTCCTGTGTCCTGTCTGTGAGTTTTCTCTTCACCACAGTCACAAAATGGTTCCTGTAGAAGAAGCCGTCAGTGAGGTGAAGGAGCAGCTGAAATCTGACTTAAAGTCTCTGCAGGACAAGAGAGACCAATACCAACAAACAGAGAAGATGTACCATGAAATGATCCAACACTCCAAGAAGCAGCTGGCGTTGACggagaggaagatcagagcAGAGTTCAAAAAGCTCCAGCAGCTcctgaaagaggaagaggagtccAGGCTGGCGGCTGTgagggaggaagaagagacaaagatgAAGATGGTGAGCAGAGAGATGAAGAAGATTCAGGAGCAgatctcctctctgtctcagagTATCGGTGCTGTTGAAGAagagctgcagaaacacagcGTGTCCTTCCTCAGCAGTTATAAAGACACTCAGAGCAGAGCCAGAGCCCGCTGCTCCGTGTCCCATCCACAGCTGGTCTCCGGAGCGCTGATCCATGTCAGCAAACACGTTGGCAACCTGTCCGTCCAAGTGTGGGAGAAGATGAGGGACAGGCTCAGCTTCAGTCCGGTCATTCTGGACCCAAACACTGCACACGGCTGTCTCTATCTGTCTGATGATCTGACCTCTGTGAGAAAAGGAGACACAAAGCAGCAGCttcctgataatccagagagACTCACTTATTATTCCAACGTTCTGGGCTCTGAGGGCTTCAGCTCAGGGAAACACAGCTGGGACGTGGAGGTGGGAGACCATCCTATCTGGACTTTGGGTTTGGCTAAAGAGTCAGTGGACAGGAAGGGAAAGATATTTGTTTTACCAAAATATGGATTCTGGTGTTTATTGCATCGCAGTGGAAAATACACAGATGTTCTAGGTCAGACTGTCAGATTGAAGAAGAGTCCTCAGAGGGTCCGAGTCCAGCTGGACTATGATGGCGGGGAGGTTTCCTTCTACGACCCTGAAGACATGACTCTCATCTACACTCACAGAGACACTTTCACTGAGAAACTCTTCCCTTATTTCTGTGTTGGAGAGTCTGGTGATGCTAAAACATCAGAAATCCAAATCTGTCCCCGTCAGATGTCTGTGATGTTCATGGAGAGCGCCGAGGTCTGA